The genomic stretch TCTGAGCACGTTGTGCTTTTGGCAGTTGGGCGAATGCTTCAAAGTAATAACAAATTTGTGCCATTAGGCGGCTGATGTTAATTGAGTTAGCCGAGTTAAGGCCAATCGCTTGACGCAGTTCCGCATCATCAAATGATTGCTTCATTAACGCCTGACACGCATCAAAGTCACCATCAACGGCGATCGTGCGGATGTTGCCACCTAAAGTACAGAACATCTGTTCTTGTAAGAAGCTGATCTTACCTTTTGGATACATTACCACGACTTCGATATTGTCGATACCGTAAAAAGCATGTGCAACCGCTGCGCCAGTATCACCTGATGTTGCAGTTAGGATGGTAATTTTTTCGCCTGACGTTAAACGTGAAAGACATTGCGCCATGAAACGGCCGCCAAAGTCTTTAAACGCCAATGTTGGACCGTGGAATAATTCTAATGCACTGATTTTGTCGCTCACTTTCGTGACTGGCGCTGGAAAGTTAAACGCACCTTCGACAATATCATGCAATTCTTGTTGGCTAAATTCATCACCGATCAGTGATTGTAAAATAACGCGACTACGATCTACTAGGTTCATCTCTAGTAGGGCATCAATATCGTCAATCGGCTTGATTTCGCTTGGAAAGAACAAACCTTGGTTTTTACCCATGCCTTGTTTCACTGCTTGTGCAAAGCTTACTGTCTCTGCGTGATCTTTAATGCTATATAATTTCATTGTTGTTCATTCCCTAAAACATCTTTGTGCTACCTGCATGATAACGATTGCCTTTGTACCATATCCTTGACAACGAAGCCCTGAACATCGGTAGAGCATATAACCCTTATTACTTGGATTCAACAGACATCATGCAGTACTTGTCTCTTTATTACTGAAGCTTATTACAACCTTTGGTTATAACTCACGACCAACAACACGAGCGCCCTCTTTATCCAGCTTACAGATGTGAGTAAAACCATCATCGTTCTGGATAAAGTTAGCGTCTAACCAAGCTTTTAACTTTTCAGCTTGGGCTAAGTCTGTCATGACGTTAAATACCGTTGGGCCTGAGCCTGAAATACCGGTTGCTAACGCGCCGAGTTCTTTGGCATAGTCACGCACGTCATCAAACTTTGGAATAAGCTGTGAGCGGTACGGTTCCGCAATCACGTCTTGTAACATAGCGGCAGCCAAGTCTTGCTGTTTGCTATAACAAGCATGAATAAAGCCCGCTAAATGACGGCCATACGTT from Moritella marina ATCC 15381 encodes the following:
- the thrC gene encoding threonine synthase; amino-acid sequence: MKLYSIKDHAETVSFAQAVKQGMGKNQGLFFPSEIKPIDDIDALLEMNLVDRSRVILQSLIGDEFSQQELHDIVEGAFNFPAPVTKVSDKISALELFHGPTLAFKDFGGRFMAQCLSRLTSGEKITILTATSGDTGAAVAHAFYGIDNIEVVVMYPKGKISFLQEQMFCTLGGNIRTIAVDGDFDACQALMKQSFDDAELRQAIGLNSANSINISRLMAQICYYFEAFAQLPKAQRAQTVVSVPSGNFGNLTAGLLAKTLGLPVKRFIAATNINDTVPRYLQSGEWDPKATQATLSNAMDVSVPSNWPRIEELARVKGWDLSELASDFLSDEDTKQAVAALDEQGYLCEPHGAIAYDRLAAQLSEDEFGLFLCTAHPAKFKESVEDILGRDIGLPQELADCADKPNLSVDMANDFAALRALLMA